A DNA window from Micromonospora sp. NBC_01739 contains the following coding sequences:
- a CDS encoding App1 family protein: MPPTPAGQLAIPSLHRAARIEDAVHALVERRLRRTGWRTNIIAYTGYGAPGWARVMCRVLLGRPDTRQRGRLEKVRGWRSFTTLPAKHVTVTIETGGVVHEARADRSGFIDTTVEADLPPGWGSVRISMPDAEPVEAPVRILDPEVRFGVLSDIDDTVMVTALPRPLLAAWNTFVLDEHARAAVPGMAVLYERLVTAHPGAPVFYLSTGAWNVAPTLTRFLSRHLYPAGPLLLTDWGPTQDRWFRSGREHKRATLARLAKEFPDVRWLLVGDDGQHDQEIYREFAAAHPDNVAGVAIRRLSPAQAVLAGSLPVPHDRPTEGPVGQKWLSAPDGAGLWTLLRGAGLV; this comes from the coding sequence GTGCCACCCACACCCGCTGGCCAGTTGGCCATACCCAGCCTGCACCGGGCCGCGCGGATCGAGGACGCCGTGCACGCACTGGTCGAACGCCGACTGCGGCGGACCGGCTGGCGGACCAACATCATCGCCTACACCGGGTACGGGGCTCCCGGTTGGGCGCGGGTGATGTGCCGGGTGCTGCTGGGACGGCCGGACACCCGCCAACGGGGGCGGCTGGAGAAGGTCCGCGGCTGGCGCAGCTTCACCACCCTGCCGGCCAAGCACGTCACGGTGACCATCGAGACCGGTGGGGTGGTGCACGAGGCCCGGGCCGATCGCAGCGGGTTCATCGACACCACGGTCGAGGCGGATCTGCCTCCCGGTTGGGGCTCGGTGCGGATCAGCATGCCGGACGCCGAACCGGTCGAGGCGCCGGTGCGGATCCTGGATCCGGAGGTGCGCTTCGGCGTCCTCTCCGACATCGACGACACCGTGATGGTGACCGCGCTACCCCGCCCGCTGCTCGCCGCCTGGAACACCTTCGTCCTCGACGAGCACGCCCGGGCCGCCGTGCCCGGCATGGCCGTGCTGTACGAGCGGCTGGTCACCGCCCACCCCGGAGCCCCGGTCTTCTACCTGTCCACCGGTGCCTGGAATGTCGCACCGACCCTGACCCGCTTCCTGTCCCGGCACCTCTACCCGGCGGGTCCGCTGCTGCTCACCGACTGGGGACCCACCCAGGACCGCTGGTTCCGCAGCGGGCGGGAGCACAAGCGGGCCACCCTGGCCCGGCTGGCCAAGGAGTTCCCGGACGTACGCTGGCTGCTCGTCGGCGACGACGGCCAGCACGACCAGGAGATCTACCGGGAGTTCGCCGCCGCCCACCCGGACAACGTGGCCGGCGTCGCGATCCGCCGCCTCTCACCCGCCCAGGCGGTGCTCGCCGGTAGCCTGCCCGTCCCGCACGACCGCCCGACCGAGGGACCGGTGGGACAGAAGTGGCTCTCCGCCCCCGACGGTGCCGGCCTGTGGACCCTGCTCCGCGGCGCCGGCCTGGTCTGA
- a CDS encoding ArnT family glycosyltransferase — protein MPRPGSEAQRGRSRWLPRLDRPALVALILGVLGVGYRLYLVLNTVPVSNSDEATFGLAALHIAQGREHPVFLYGQRYMGMLQSYLAAPLLAVTGPSWPALRLPVLALYALFLWLIHRLTRRIGSPWFATTVVGLLALGSERVIRDQVTTVGGRPEVKVAVLAMLLIVMGLARGTVRHRWWAVGGFGLLAGLALWSDWLIVPYLAVAGLALLWVLRRELLGWAGLLLVLGFGVGIAPMIRDNLVAPPGQDSLSVLGRISGTQGPTPSWGQRLDGGLLEGVPQATGLCPLTGCARWQEWFGLLYPVLLVVGVVLAGFAYRRMTGPGERVVAVVRLALLVGAALTLLAYVRSSLAATEPLGNARYLSVLQLSLPAVLWPLWVAAVACWRGTVGAAGRLVGAAATAALAALTATALVVTVLFATAGAEPGRVQERQSRQLAELVRAAGLREVYGEYWTCNRLVFNTGEQVVCGVLDSDLRPGQNRYSAYWWRLARAARPGYVFEAGGPADLRLRELLGDRADTDLLAEVGGFRVYHPPTPLRPWR, from the coding sequence GTGCCACGACCAGGGTCGGAAGCACAGCGAGGACGGAGCCGGTGGCTGCCACGGCTGGATCGTCCGGCCCTGGTCGCACTGATCCTCGGCGTGCTCGGGGTCGGCTACCGGTTGTACCTGGTGCTGAACACCGTGCCGGTGTCCAACAGCGACGAGGCCACCTTCGGGTTGGCCGCCCTGCACATCGCGCAGGGCCGGGAACATCCGGTCTTCCTGTACGGCCAGCGGTACATGGGCATGTTGCAGTCCTACCTGGCCGCTCCCCTGCTCGCGGTGACCGGGCCGAGTTGGCCGGCGCTGCGGCTGCCGGTGCTCGCGCTCTACGCCCTGTTCCTCTGGCTGATCCACCGGCTGACCCGAAGGATCGGCTCACCCTGGTTCGCCACCACCGTCGTCGGGCTGCTGGCGCTGGGCTCCGAGCGGGTCATCCGCGACCAGGTGACGACGGTCGGCGGCCGTCCGGAGGTCAAGGTCGCCGTGCTGGCGATGCTGCTGATCGTGATGGGGTTGGCCCGGGGCACGGTACGGCACCGCTGGTGGGCCGTCGGCGGCTTCGGGTTGCTCGCCGGGCTGGCCCTCTGGTCGGACTGGCTGATCGTGCCGTACCTGGCGGTGGCCGGGTTGGCGCTGCTCTGGGTGCTGCGCCGGGAACTTCTCGGGTGGGCCGGTCTGCTGCTGGTCCTAGGGTTCGGTGTGGGGATCGCCCCGATGATCCGCGACAACCTGGTGGCCCCACCCGGGCAGGACTCCCTGTCCGTGCTGGGTCGGATCAGCGGCACCCAGGGGCCCACCCCCTCGTGGGGGCAGCGGCTCGACGGCGGGCTGCTGGAGGGGGTTCCGCAGGCCACCGGGCTGTGTCCACTGACCGGCTGCGCCCGCTGGCAGGAGTGGTTCGGCCTGCTCTACCCGGTGTTGCTGGTCGTCGGGGTGGTGCTGGCCGGGTTCGCGTACCGGCGGATGACCGGACCGGGTGAGCGGGTGGTCGCGGTGGTGCGTCTGGCACTGCTCGTCGGCGCCGCGCTGACCCTGCTGGCGTACGTGCGAAGTTCCCTCGCCGCCACCGAACCCCTGGGCAACGCCCGCTACCTGTCGGTGCTGCAACTGTCCCTGCCGGCGGTGCTCTGGCCGCTGTGGGTGGCGGCGGTGGCCTGCTGGCGGGGCACGGTCGGCGCGGCGGGGCGGCTGGTCGGCGCGGCGGCCACCGCCGCCCTGGCCGCCCTGACGGCGACCGCCCTGGTGGTCACGGTGTTGTTCGCCACTGCCGGTGCGGAGCCGGGCCGGGTGCAGGAACGGCAGTCCCGCCAACTCGCGGAACTGGTCCGGGCCGCCGGGCTGCGCGAGGTGTACGGCGAGTACTGGACCTGCAACCGGCTGGTGTTCAACACCGGTGAGCAGGTGGTCTGCGGGGTGCTCGACAGCGACCTGCGGCCCGGGCAGAACCGCTATTCGGCGTACTGGTGGCGGCTGGCCCGGGCGGCACGGCCCGGATACGTGTTCGAGGCCGGTGGACCGGCGGACCTCCGACTGCGGGAACTGCTCGGCGACCGGGCGGACACCGACCTGCTGGCCGAGGTCGGCGGCTTCCGGGTCTACCACCCGCCCACGCCGCTGCGACCGTGGCGGTGA
- the yaaA gene encoding peroxide stress protein YaaA yields the protein MLILLPPSEGKAEVGAGRRLDLARLSLPELNPVREQVLAALLRLSEGPAEAALTALGLGAGQHGELGRNARLERAATAPAGRIYTGVLYEALDLATLPPAAHRAAARQVLISSGLWGAVRIGDRIPPYRCPIGARLPGVGALPALWRPVLGPALTSAAGTGPVLDLRSGAYAAAWTPRGALAERTLTVRVLHEREVDGVPVRSVVSHFNKATKGRLVRDLLLHGVRPRSIDALVGELRELKYTVCEQPSAAGRPRQVDVVVSEL from the coding sequence ATGCTCATCCTGCTGCCGCCCTCGGAGGGCAAGGCCGAGGTCGGCGCCGGTCGCCGTCTGGACCTGGCCCGGCTCTCGCTGCCGGAGCTGAACCCCGTCCGTGAGCAGGTGCTGGCCGCGCTGCTGAGGCTCAGCGAGGGGCCCGCCGAGGCGGCGCTGACCGCCCTGGGACTCGGTGCCGGCCAGCACGGTGAGCTGGGCCGCAACGCCCGTCTGGAGCGGGCGGCGACCGCACCGGCGGGTCGGATCTACACCGGGGTGCTCTACGAGGCACTGGACCTGGCCACCCTGCCACCGGCGGCGCACCGGGCAGCGGCCCGGCAGGTGCTGATCAGCTCCGGCCTGTGGGGGGCGGTACGGATCGGCGACCGGATTCCGCCGTACCGCTGCCCGATCGGGGCCCGGCTGCCCGGGGTCGGTGCCCTGCCGGCGCTCTGGCGACCGGTGCTGGGGCCGGCGTTGACCTCGGCCGCGGGTACCGGGCCGGTGCTGGACCTGCGTTCGGGTGCCTACGCCGCCGCCTGGACCCCCCGGGGTGCGCTGGCCGAGCGGACCCTCACCGTACGGGTGCTGCACGAGCGGGAGGTCGACGGCGTACCGGTGCGCTCGGTGGTGAGTCACTTCAACAAGGCCACCAAGGGTCGGTTGGTGCGGGACCTGCTGCTGCACGGGGTCCGTCCACGGAGCATCGATGCCCTGGTGGGGGAGCTGCGGGAGCTGAAGTACACCGTCTGCGAGCAGCCCTCGGCAGCGGGACGGCCACGTCAGGTGGACGTGGTGGTTTCCGAGCTGTGA
- a CDS encoding TAXI family TRAP transporter solute-binding subunit: MLPVTSSRYAARDRRPVASAAILVAVLLVLPGLSACRDEPEDPVRIRIATGSPTAVYHAIGTSLAAILNRELPNVRAEVLITAASVENVRLLKAGEAELGFTQADVLPAYPGPDPPVVAVARVYDDLLHLVTTADSPVRKLTDLAGRRVSIGAAGSGTEITVNRLLTVAGLDDVELHRVQLGLDDSVTALRSGEIDAFFFSGGLPVLAVAQLVEDTPTRIVDLGEWTVPLRRGNREVYVPRDIPRSVYGIDPVTAVANPNYLLVRADLPEDLVRQVTRLLMERRAELAEAHPAAGRISPRSAIATPPLPLHPGAAAYYRDSKP; the protein is encoded by the coding sequence GTGCTGCCCGTGACCAGTTCCCGGTATGCTGCCCGAGACCGGCGGCCCGTCGCCAGTGCGGCCATCCTGGTGGCCGTGCTGCTGGTCCTGCCTGGTCTCAGTGCCTGCCGGGACGAGCCCGAGGACCCGGTACGCATTCGGATCGCCACCGGCAGCCCGACGGCCGTCTACCACGCCATCGGCACCTCCCTGGCCGCCATCCTCAACCGGGAACTGCCCAACGTACGCGCTGAGGTACTGATCACAGCCGCCTCGGTGGAGAACGTCCGGCTACTCAAGGCAGGCGAGGCCGAACTCGGGTTCACCCAGGCCGACGTGCTGCCGGCCTATCCGGGACCGGATCCACCCGTGGTGGCGGTGGCCCGGGTCTACGACGACCTGTTGCACCTGGTCACCACCGCGGACAGCCCAGTCCGAAAGCTGACCGACCTGGCGGGTCGACGGGTGTCCATCGGCGCGGCCGGTTCCGGAACGGAGATCACGGTCAACCGGCTGCTCACCGTGGCCGGGCTGGACGACGTCGAGCTGCACCGGGTGCAGCTCGGTCTGGACGACTCGGTCACCGCGCTGCGCAGCGGTGAGATCGACGCCTTCTTCTTCTCCGGTGGCCTGCCGGTACTGGCCGTGGCCCAACTCGTCGAGGACACCCCCACCCGCATCGTCGACCTCGGCGAGTGGACCGTGCCGCTGCGCCGGGGCAACCGGGAGGTGTACGTGCCCCGGGACATTCCCCGCTCGGTGTACGGCATCGACCCGGTCACCGCCGTGGCCAACCCCAACTATCTGCTGGTCCGAGCCGACCTGCCGGAAGACCTGGTGCGCCAGGTGACCCGGCTGCTGATGGAACGACGGGCCGAGTTGGCCGAAGCCCATCCGGCGGCCGGACGGATCAGCCCCCGTTCGGCGATCGCCACCCCGCCGCTGCCCCTGCACCCGGGGGCGGCCGCGTACTACCGCGACAGCAAGCCCTGA
- a CDS encoding sensor histidine kinase: MRRRLVISYLLLMVLVLVALGTPLAATLATRETDRLRADRLADATRFASLAGPALRDGTTGPLASELASYEELYTINAAVVDRDGAAVIPSPGWQWTLGTRQALDVALSGQQTSRPDSVWPWVDEPIVVAVPINDGGEVLGAVVTASPADGVRRTVTTWWLLLAGTGLIAVLACVLTAFGLAGWVLRPITELDAVTHEIAEGDRGARVQHRLGPPELRRLAASFNHMADVVSDVMDRQRAFVAHASHQLRNPLTALRLRVEELGPSLVDEQGRAEHQLALEETDRLALLLDGLLTLARAERQENQRVTVDAVAVAESRVAAWEPLARYRSVTLRLTANPDPVHARTVPTAIDQALDALIDNAVKFSGAGGEVTVTVTARDGGCALEVRDTGPGMTRSQLGQATERFWRAPEVQNVDGAGLGLTIAAVLVDASDGRLTMQPNSPRGLVAALWFPAPEEPPAPEEPPALDEPPVALEPAASPG; this comes from the coding sequence GTGCGACGCCGCCTGGTGATCAGCTATCTGCTGCTGATGGTGCTGGTGCTGGTGGCTTTGGGTACGCCACTGGCGGCGACCCTGGCCACCCGGGAGACCGACCGGCTGCGGGCCGACCGGCTGGCCGACGCCACCCGGTTCGCCTCGCTGGCCGGCCCGGCCCTGCGCGACGGCACGACCGGCCCGCTCGCCAGCGAACTGGCCAGCTACGAGGAGCTGTACACCATCAACGCGGCCGTGGTCGACCGGGACGGGGCCGCGGTGATCCCGTCGCCCGGTTGGCAGTGGACCCTGGGCACCCGCCAGGCCCTGGATGTCGCCCTCTCCGGCCAGCAGACCAGCAGACCGGACTCGGTGTGGCCCTGGGTGGACGAGCCGATCGTGGTGGCGGTGCCGATCAACGACGGGGGTGAGGTGCTCGGGGCGGTGGTCACCGCCAGTCCGGCCGACGGGGTCCGTCGTACGGTGACGACCTGGTGGTTGTTGCTGGCCGGCACCGGGCTGATCGCCGTGCTGGCCTGCGTGCTGACCGCCTTCGGGCTGGCCGGTTGGGTGCTGCGCCCGATCACCGAACTGGACGCGGTCACCCACGAGATCGCCGAGGGGGACCGGGGAGCCCGGGTGCAGCACCGGCTCGGTCCGCCGGAACTGCGCCGCCTGGCGGCGAGCTTCAACCACATGGCCGACGTGGTCTCCGACGTGATGGACCGGCAGCGGGCCTTCGTCGCCCACGCCAGCCACCAACTGCGCAACCCGTTGACCGCCCTGCGGCTGCGGGTGGAGGAACTCGGGCCCAGCCTGGTCGACGAGCAGGGCCGCGCCGAACACCAGCTGGCCCTGGAGGAGACCGACCGGCTGGCCCTGCTGCTGGACGGCCTGCTCACCCTGGCCCGGGCCGAGCGCCAGGAGAACCAGCGGGTGACCGTCGACGCGGTCGCGGTGGCGGAGTCCCGGGTGGCGGCGTGGGAGCCCCTGGCCCGGTACCGGTCGGTCACCCTGCGACTGACCGCCAACCCCGACCCGGTTCACGCCCGGACCGTACCGACCGCGATCGACCAGGCGCTGGACGCCCTGATCGACAACGCGGTCAAGTTCAGCGGCGCGGGCGGCGAGGTGACCGTGACCGTCACGGCCCGCGACGGCGGCTGTGCCCTGGAGGTACGCGACACCGGCCCCGGCATGACCCGCAGTCAGCTGGGCCAGGCCACGGAACGCTTCTGGCGGGCCCCGGAGGTGCAGAACGTCGACGGCGCCGGGCTGGGGCTGACCATCGCGGCCGTGCTCGTGGACGCCTCCGACGGCCGCCTCACCATGCAGCCGAACTCGCCCCGTGGACTGGTCGCCGCCCTGTGGTTCCCCGCCCCGGAGGAGCCACCCGCCCCGGAGGAGCCGCCCGCCCTGGACGAGCCACCCGTCGCGCTGGAACCGGCCGCCAGCCCCGGCTGA
- a CDS encoding response regulator transcription factor has protein sequence MRILLVEDDRRVAGALSSALNRRGYEVEHAATVAAALCAAPCDLVLLDLTLPDGDGTDLCRELRRRSSQLGIIAVTARGEERDRVLGLRIGADDYVVKPFSMVELQARIEAVLRRASHTPPQRTLIEVGTVRVDAAARTVTVADRPVSLTRKEFDVLLSLARQPGVAVPRDRILLDAWGTTFADRHTVEVHVGSLRNKLGDPRLVETVRGVGYRLRAE, from the coding sequence GTGCGGATCCTGCTGGTCGAGGACGACCGCCGGGTGGCCGGTGCGCTGTCATCGGCGCTGAACCGGCGCGGCTACGAGGTGGAGCACGCCGCCACCGTGGCCGCCGCCCTCTGCGCCGCCCCGTGCGACCTGGTGCTGCTCGACCTGACCCTGCCCGACGGGGACGGCACCGACCTGTGCCGGGAGCTGCGCCGACGCAGCAGCCAACTGGGCATCATCGCGGTGACCGCCCGGGGCGAGGAACGCGACCGGGTGCTCGGCCTGCGCATCGGTGCCGACGACTATGTCGTCAAGCCCTTCTCCATGGTGGAGCTGCAGGCCCGGATCGAGGCGGTGCTGCGCCGGGCCTCGCACACCCCACCGCAGCGCACCCTGATCGAGGTCGGCACGGTCCGGGTCGACGCGGCGGCCCGCACGGTCACGGTGGCCGACCGGCCGGTGTCGCTGACCCGCAAGGAGTTCGACGTCCTGCTCTCGTTGGCCCGCCAGCCCGGGGTGGCGGTACCCCGGGACCGGATCCTGCTCGACGCCTGGGGGACCACCTTCGCCGATCGGCACACCGTCGAGGTGCATGTCGGGTCGCTGCGCAACAAGCTCGGCGACCCCCGCCTGGTGGAGACCGTGCGCGGCGTCGGATACCGGCTGCGGGCCGAGTGA
- a CDS encoding DUF6077 domain-containing protein, which translates to MSLTAHTVAASRPAAADESAAPAEVRRSPIRAVLGGVRDGIAAIPALLTDCAVLAFALWTLLYHAALPLGLAPSLTLRIWLIAGSALAVLAVLLRLALRWRRRRTAQNSAAPQAPADPPDQAAPEEPAEPADQTEPVADRAGSMSVAQRWWTALTLLVGTGAAITAGLAGTPAGAGISWWVPGSAGLVAAIGAVLLTWRTWRATPPSRSEAPATTAWQSAYALLIAGVAAVASLYLARSTPDDIYYVGRSVWVAERDNVPLNDFLFSENVLPAMASQPPVASIEVFAGALARFFGIPAASATWYLLLPVLAVLAVLALWRLVQRWAPRRPVLAFTVAVAFLALVCGPDAALGTFHLPRLYQGKGMFVSAVVPLMWLYLTRWFDDRSKRGLLLIVALSITAIGLTTTAAIILPMLVGGAALMMLLVGRWKSALVAGVAALAYPVGAVVITQLVLGTSANEAAADVNFYDAAHTYRRTFEIGIVGVIGGLALWCGALLARRRTPALLAAGGALTLSVLLVPGVLEWLSAVTGISVVLWRVPWLLAVPALIGLLCTVWLPTRLRVVRALVGVVLAAAMITSFAVYAVPMWDERSGVLVHAEPTWKIRPQRQAIAQFIIDLDRPPGLVLAPASIMRTIPVMSARPRVVLPRDFFLVEYDLNSQFSQDRLLLTQFANGGPRAERPERDEVIAALDRLEVGTICFYSQNRFALRTAERAGYTLAAERPAEPPVHPNAVTCMVRG; encoded by the coding sequence GTGTCGCTGACCGCCCACACCGTCGCCGCATCCCGACCGGCAGCGGCCGACGAGTCGGCCGCACCCGCCGAGGTCCGGCGCAGCCCGATCCGGGCCGTGCTGGGTGGGGTCCGGGACGGCATCGCCGCGATCCCCGCACTGCTCACCGACTGCGCCGTGCTGGCGTTCGCGCTCTGGACCCTGCTCTACCACGCCGCCCTGCCGTTGGGGCTGGCCCCCTCGCTGACGCTGCGGATCTGGCTGATCGCCGGATCGGCGCTGGCGGTGCTCGCCGTACTCCTCCGGCTGGCCCTCCGGTGGCGACGCCGCCGCACGGCCCAAAACTCGGCCGCCCCCCAGGCCCCCGCCGACCCGCCGGACCAGGCAGCCCCGGAGGAACCGGCAGAGCCCGCCGACCAGACCGAGCCGGTCGCCGACCGGGCCGGGTCGATGAGCGTGGCCCAGCGGTGGTGGACGGCGCTGACCCTGTTGGTCGGCACCGGCGCGGCGATCACGGCCGGGCTGGCCGGTACGCCGGCCGGTGCGGGCATCTCCTGGTGGGTGCCGGGCTCCGCCGGGCTGGTGGCCGCGATCGGTGCGGTGCTGCTGACCTGGCGGACCTGGCGAGCCACCCCGCCCAGCCGGTCGGAGGCCCCCGCCACGACGGCCTGGCAGTCGGCGTACGCCCTGCTGATCGCCGGGGTGGCCGCGGTGGCCTCGCTCTACCTGGCCCGCAGCACCCCGGACGACATCTACTACGTGGGCCGCTCGGTGTGGGTGGCCGAGCGCGACAACGTCCCCCTCAACGACTTCCTGTTCAGCGAGAACGTCCTCCCGGCGATGGCCTCCCAGCCCCCGGTCGCGAGCATCGAGGTCTTCGCCGGGGCCCTCGCCCGGTTCTTCGGCATCCCGGCCGCCTCGGCCACCTGGTATCTGCTGCTGCCCGTCCTGGCCGTGCTCGCGGTGCTGGCCCTGTGGCGGCTGGTGCAGCGGTGGGCCCCGCGCCGTCCGGTGCTCGCCTTCACCGTGGCCGTGGCCTTCCTGGCCCTGGTCTGCGGCCCGGACGCGGCGCTGGGCACCTTCCACCTGCCCCGCCTCTACCAGGGCAAGGGGATGTTCGTCTCCGCGGTCGTGCCGTTGATGTGGCTGTACCTGACCCGCTGGTTCGACGACCGGTCCAAGCGTGGGCTGCTGCTCATCGTCGCCTTGTCGATCACCGCGATCGGACTCACCACCACGGCGGCGATCATCCTGCCGATGCTGGTCGGCGGGGCGGCCCTGATGATGCTGCTGGTCGGGCGCTGGAAGTCCGCCCTGGTGGCCGGGGTGGCCGCGCTGGCGTACCCGGTCGGGGCGGTGGTGATCACCCAGCTGGTCCTCGGCACCTCGGCCAACGAGGCGGCAGCTGACGTCAACTTCTACGACGCCGCGCACACTTACCGGCGGACCTTCGAGATCGGCATCGTGGGGGTGATCGGCGGACTGGCGTTGTGGTGTGGTGCCTTGCTGGCCCGCCGCCGTACCCCGGCCCTGCTCGCGGCCGGGGGCGCCCTGACGCTGAGCGTACTGCTGGTTCCGGGGGTGTTGGAGTGGCTCAGCGCGGTCACCGGCATCTCGGTGGTGCTCTGGCGGGTCCCCTGGCTGCTGGCCGTGCCGGCGCTGATCGGGTTGCTCTGCACCGTCTGGCTGCCCACCCGGCTGCGGGTGGTGCGGGCCCTGGTCGGGGTGGTGCTGGCCGCCGCGATGATCACCTCCTTCGCCGTCTACGCCGTGCCGATGTGGGACGAGCGCAGCGGGGTGCTGGTGCACGCCGAGCCGACCTGGAAGATCCGGCCGCAGCGGCAGGCCATCGCGCAGTTCATCATCGACCTGGACCGCCCGCCGGGTCTGGTGCTCGCCCCGGCGAGCATCATGCGGACCATCCCGGTGATGTCCGCCCGGCCCCGGGTGGTGCTGCCCCGCGACTTCTTCCTGGTCGAGTACGACCTCAACTCACAGTTCTCCCAGGACCGGCTGCTGCTGACCCAGTTCGCCAACGGGGGTCCCAGGGCGGAGCGGCCGGAGCGGGACGAGGTGATCGCCGCGCTGGATCGGCTGGAGGTGGGCACGATCTGCTTCTACAGCCAGAACCGGTTCGCCCTGCGTACGGCCGAGCGGGCCGGCTACACCCTGGCCGCCGAGCGGCCCGCCGAACCCCCCGTACACCCCAACGCGGTCACCTGCATGGTCCGAGGGTGA
- a CDS encoding TetR/AcrR family transcriptional regulator: MLRGEITTAIRRALMQELAAVGYGRLSIEAVARRAGVSKTAIYRRWNSKLDLVLEVVTAAAGARLPALDTGALRSDLALLFQVVAHALAHPLAAQIIPDLLAEAARNPTIDETFQQMLRSRQQEIVGGLITRAVDRGELPATTDPDAAVDLIVGPLYWRLAIARTPFTDSYLETLVDSVARALGAGDLLPRQRPAPTSG; this comes from the coding sequence GTGCTCCGTGGGGAGATCACCACGGCCATCCGCCGGGCCCTGATGCAGGAACTCGCCGCGGTCGGCTACGGCCGGCTCTCCATCGAGGCGGTGGCCCGCCGGGCCGGAGTCAGCAAGACGGCGATCTATCGCCGGTGGAACTCCAAGCTCGATCTGGTCCTGGAGGTGGTCACCGCCGCCGCCGGCGCCCGGTTGCCCGCCCTGGACACCGGCGCGCTCCGCAGCGATCTGGCTCTGCTGTTCCAGGTGGTGGCGCACGCCCTGGCCCACCCGCTGGCCGCGCAGATCATCCCGGACCTGCTCGCCGAGGCCGCGCGGAACCCCACCATCGACGAGACCTTCCAGCAGATGCTGCGGTCCCGGCAGCAGGAGATCGTCGGCGGGCTGATCACTCGTGCGGTGGACCGGGGAGAGTTGCCGGCCACGACCGACCCCGACGCGGCGGTCGACCTGATCGTGGGGCCGCTGTACTGGCGGCTGGCCATCGCCCGTACCCCCTTCACCGACAGCTACCTGGAGACCCTCGTGGATTCGGTGGCGCGGGCCCTGGGCGCCGGGGACCTTCTGCCCCGCCAGCGCCCGGCGCCGACCTCGGGTTGA
- a CDS encoding ABC transporter permease — protein MANSTLADPDSGLPPAQLAARYGLRMAGQRPSLGSYTRQLWRYRHFITAYANAKLTASFSNARLGQLWQVLTPLTNAAVYYLIFGLILQQSRGMDNFIAYLTAGLFIFNFTQTSVQQGTQAISGNLGLIRALHFPRASLPLAITITQFQQLLGSMVVLIAIVLITGEPITLMWLMLVPAVLLQTVFNAGLTMTVARLGAKATDLKQVMPFILRTWMYGSGVLYSVQLFAENLPGWATAIVQFNPMLVYIELARVALLENTPLLNDSLPLTWLVAIGWSVLVGLGGYLYFWRGEQEYGRG, from the coding sequence ATGGCCAACAGCACGCTGGCCGACCCCGACTCCGGCCTGCCTCCGGCCCAGCTGGCTGCCCGGTACGGGCTGCGCATGGCCGGTCAACGCCCCTCGCTGGGCAGCTACACCCGGCAGCTCTGGCGCTACCGGCACTTCATCACCGCGTACGCCAACGCGAAGCTGACGGCCTCGTTCAGCAACGCCCGCCTGGGGCAGCTCTGGCAGGTACTCACCCCGTTGACCAACGCGGCGGTCTACTACCTGATCTTCGGTCTGATCCTCCAGCAGAGCCGGGGGATGGACAACTTCATCGCCTACCTGACCGCCGGGCTGTTCATCTTCAACTTCACCCAGACCAGCGTGCAGCAGGGCACCCAGGCGATCAGCGGCAACCTGGGGCTGATCCGGGCCCTGCACTTCCCCCGGGCCAGCCTGCCGCTGGCCATCACCATCACCCAGTTCCAGCAGCTGCTCGGCTCGATGGTGGTGCTGATCGCCATCGTGCTGATCACCGGCGAGCCGATCACCCTGATGTGGCTGATGCTGGTGCCGGCGGTGCTGCTCCAGACGGTGTTCAACGCCGGGCTGACCATGACGGTGGCCCGACTGGGCGCCAAGGCCACCGACCTCAAGCAGGTGATGCCCTTCATCCTGCGGACCTGGATGTACGGCTCCGGGGTGCTCTACAGCGTCCAACTGTTCGCCGAGAACCTGCCGGGCTGGGCCACCGCCATCGTGCAGTTCAACCCGATGCTGGTCTACATCGAGCTGGCCCGGGTGGCGCTGCTGGAGAACACTCCCCTGCTCAACGACTCCCTGCCGCTGACCTGGCTGGTCGCGATCGGCTGGTCGGTGCTGGTCGGCCTGGGGGGCTACCTTTACTTCTGGCGCGGCGAACAGGAGTACGGCCGTGGTTGA